ACACGCGCGACTCGGACACGCCGAACACTTCGCCGATCTCGCGCAGGTTGAGCTCCTCGTCGTAATACAGCGCCATCATCAGCTTTTCGCGCTCGGGCAGGTCCTCGATCGCCCGCACCAGGGTGCTGCGCATGTCCGACGCTTCGAGAAGATCGAGCGGATTCGATTCGTGCTCGCCGAGGTGGCGCTCGAAGTAGTCCTCGCCTTCGTCGCCGGCAAAATCCTCGAAGTGCACCAGCTGATAGCCGCGCGCGTCCTGCAACATGCGCTGGTATTCGGCGAGCGGCATTTCGAGCGACTCGGCGAGCTCGACTTCGGTCGGCTGGCGGCCGTGGCGCTGCTCGAGGCTGTGGATCGCGCCTTCGATGCGCCGCATGTCGCGGCGGATGCTGCGCGGCAACCAGTCGTTGTCACGCAGCCCGTCGAGCATCGCCCCGCGCACGCGCTGCACCGCGTAGGTCTCGAACTGCGCGCCGAGGCCATCCTCGTAGCGGTTGATCGCGTCGAGCAGCCCGAGCATGCCGTTCTGGATGACGTCGTCGATGTGCACGCTCGCCGGCAGCTTCGCCATCAGGTGGTAAGCGAGGCGCTTGACCAGCGGCGCATAAGTCTCCACGAGCTGGCTCTTGTCGAGGTTTCCTTCGGGATCGTACATCCACTTCGCCTGTATTTTCCGGGCTCCCGGCCGCGGCGCCGGAGCTTCCTGCTTTTCGTCGGCCTGCCACGATCCAGCCGCCGGTTGCGCCTTGCCGCGCGGATAAGTCAGGTCGATCATCGTCAGCGGCCCGCCTGCGCCGTCGCGGCCGGCCGGCGCGCGGACAGCGCGAGGCGGCGCAGGAACGCGCCCTCGCCTGCGGACCCGCCCGGCGGCTGCGCGTCGACCGCCAGCCCTGCGGCGAGATCGTCGCGCTCGACTTCGCCGAGCGACACCAGCGGCACGCCGACGTGGCGCCGCACCAGGGCGTTCAGACTCGCAAAGAACGCGCGCGCGTCGTCGCGATGACGCGCGCCGGAGACGGCCACATGCAGCGCCCCGGCTCCGGCGCCAGCGAGCTGCTTGATCGTGCAGTAGGCTTCGGTCGCGCCGCTGCGGCTCGCTTCGGCAACGACGAGGCGGCGTGGCGCGGCGAAGACGAACGGCGACGGATCGCCTGCCGAAGCGCAGCTCGCATGAATCAGCACGAAGCCGGCGTGGCGATGCAGGCGGTGCAGCGCGCCGACGAGGCACTGGCGGCGCTCCTCGTCGAGCAACGGCAGCGCGAGCGCCGCGGCCGACACCGGGACCCGGCCGAACAGCCCCGGCACCGGCTGCAGCAGCTCGCGCGGCTCGATGCGCCCGCCGAGCACACTCAGCAGGTCGGGGCCGTCGGCGAGCCCGAGCGGGGCGGCGAGCGATTCCTGCCCGGCGGCCTCGTCGAGCAGCAGCACGCGGCTGTTCCGACTCGCGACGCGATGGGCAACGTGGACCGCCGCTGCGGCGCGACGCGCCCCGGTCGCATACAGCGCGACCACGGTCGGCGGCGCCCGCCGGAAAAGCCGGCGCAGCCCGGCCGCCTGGTCCTCGCGCGCGTCGATCATTTCACGCGCCCCGGCCCGATGCCGCGAGCATCAGCGCCGCCTCGTCGCCGTCCAGCTTCCACGGCGAACCGGCCGCCTGCTCGCGCAACGCCCGGTGCAGCAGGTAGGCGCGGTTCGGCAGGTGAAGGTCTTCCGGCACGCGCTGCCCGTTGGCAACGTAGAAAACGTCAAGCTCGTTGCTGACCGCGACATCGATCACCGGCGCGAGCGATGCCGCCTCATCGACTTTGGTCAGCACGCAGCCAGCGAGATCCGGGCCGCGATAGGCGCGCACGACATCGGCGAGCGTGTCGCCGCGGCACGTCGCATTCAGCAGCAGCAGCCGACGCACGTTGCCGGCGCCCATCAGCATCGCCGCCTGTTCCGCGACCATGCGGTCGCGCTGGCTCATGCCCATCGTGTCGATCAGCACCATGTGCTTGCCGCGCAGCTCGGCAAGCGTCTGGCGCAGGTCGGCGGTGTCGCGCACCGAGAACACCGGCACGCCGAGAATCCGCCCGTAAATGCGCAGCTGCTCCTGGGCGCCGATGCGGTAACCGTCGGTCGTGATCAGCGCGAGCTTTTCGGCGCCGTGGCGGACGACGCAGCGCGCGGCGAGCTTGGCGGTCGTCGTCGTCTTGCCGACACCGGTCGGCCCGACGAGCGCATAGACGCCGCCCCGGTCGATGATGTCGGTATCCGAGGACTTGACGCGCAGTTCGCGGCCCAACGCATTCCTGACTGCAATTCGGGCGTTCTCGGTGCTTGCATCGTCGGCGACGGCGCCGGCCAGCCGGCGCGCCAGAGGGCCGGAAAAACCCGCTTCGAGCAGTTCGCCGACGATGTCGGCACGCGCCGGCGCGTTGCGCCGCGCTTCACCCCACGCGAAGCCGCACAGCTGGCGCTCGATCAGTTCGCGGATGCCGGTCAGCTCGTCCATCAGCCGCGCATTGGCCTGCTGCAGGTCGCGGATGCGCGTGTCCTCGGCCGGCGGTGGGGCGCAAGGCGCGGCGTCCGGAAGCGCCACGACAGGACGCGCTTGCGCTGCGGGGCGTGTCTGCGGCCGGTCGGCGGGCACGGCGTGCGCAGCGGGCTCGGGCGCGTACCAGTCGTCGCCGAACGGATCTGCGCCCGGCGGCATTGCCGGGGTGCGCAGCAAGTCTGTGCCCTGCGGCATTGGCGGCGTGCGCAGCAGGTAGTCCGGGGTTTCGAGTCGCGGCGGCTGGAACGGCCGGACGACCGGCGCCGCAGCCTTGGACGCTGCGGGCGGCCGCGCCGCGGCAGGGCCCTGGGCGGACAGGCTGACGTGGAAATCGTCGTCGATATCGGGCAGCGGAGCCGGGAACGGGCTCCGGGCGGGAGCGGCGACGACCGGCGCGGCGCCGGCCGGGGCCGGGGGTGTCGGACGGGTCGCGCTCTGCAAGGCCCCGACCGCGTCGGCCGGCAGCGCGAGGATCTCGACGCCGCCTTCGACGGGGCGGTTCGCCAGCACGATCGCATCGGCGCCGAGTTCGGCCTTGAGGGCGCGCAGTGCCTCGCGGGCGGTCTGGGCGAAATAGCGCTTCACGTTCATTTGAGTGTCCCCCGGCTACGCACTCGGCGCAGGATGGTCCGATTATCGGCGCCGCCGTGGCCCCCGATAGGGTGGAATAAAAGCGGTTTCCCCCGCCTATTCGGGCATGCGTCAGCGCGCCGCGCCGCCGACCATCGCGGTGACGCGGATCGTGCGCGTCTCGGGCACTTCGGAATTCGCGATGACCTTGAGCGAAGGCACCGCCCGCCGCAAAAAGCGCGACATCAGCCAGCGCAGTTGCGGCGGCACCAGCAGCACCGGCGGCAGCCCGATGTCCTCCTGGCGTTGCGCGACTTCCGCTGCGTGGCGCAACAGGCCGTCGGCGAGGCTCGGCTCGATGGCCCCGCCCTCGCCGCCGGCGCCGACCGCCTGGCCGAGGATGCGCTCGAGCGATGGATCGAGCGCCATGACGTGGATCTCGGCGTTGCCGGGGAACAGACTCTGCAGGATCGAGCGACCCAGTCCCTGGCGCACGCGCGACGTGAGCTCCAGCGGGTCCTGCGTGCGCGGCGCGTTCTCGGCGAGGATCTCGATGATCGTGCGCATGTCGCGGATATTGACGCCCTCTTCGAGGAGATTCTGCAGCACCCGCTGCACCGTCGACACCGGCAGCAGCGCCGGCACGAGGTCCTCGACGAGCTTCGGCGTGTTCTTGCCGATATGGTCGAGCAGCGCCTGGGTTTCCTGGCGTCCGAGCAGTTCGGCGGCGTGACTGAGGATCAGGTGGTTCAGGTGGGTCGCGACGACGGTGCTTGCATCGACGACCGTGTAGCCGAGCGCGTGCGCCTGTTCGCGCTGGCCGGCATCGATCCAGAACGCGGGCAGATCGAACGCCGGGTCGCGCGTCTCGCGCCCGGCGAGCGGCCCGGTGACGCGGCCCGGGTTGATCGCGAGGAACTGGCCCGGATAGGCCTCGCCGTTGCCGATCTCGACGCCTTTCAGCGCGATGCGGTAAGCGTTCGGCTTGAGCTCGAGGTTGTCGCGGATATGCACCGGCGCGGACAGGAAGCCGACGTCCTGGGCGAACTTCTTACGCAGCCCGCGGATGCGCTTCAGCAGTTCGCCGTCCTGCCCCTTGTCGACCATCGGGATCAGGCGATAGCCGACTTCGAGACCCAGCACATCGACCGGCGCGACGTCGTTCCAGCTCGCCTCGAGGTTTTCGGCCGGCGGTTCGAGGGCGGCGGCTTCGGGCGCGGTGCGCGCACCGTCGACCGCGTCGCGCCGGGCGTCGTCCATGCGGCGCCAAGCGAGCCAGCCGAGCAGGCCGGCGATCAGGATGAACACCAGGTTCGGCATCCCCGGAATCAGCCCGAGCACCCCGATGATGCCGGCAGTCAGCATCAGCACCTGCGGGTTCGAGAACACCTGCGCGATGACGAGGTTGCCGATGTCGGACTCGTCGCCGACGCGCGACACGACCATGCCGGCTGCCACCGAGATGATCAGCGCCGGGATCTGCGCGACCAAGCCGTCGCCGATCGTCAGCAGCGTGTAGGTCTCGATCGCGACGCCGGCGTCCATGCCGTGCTGCACGATGCCGACCATCAGGCCGCCAAGGATGTTGATCAGCAGGATCAGGATGCCGGCGACGGCGTCGCCGCGCACGAACTTCGACGCGCCGTCCATCGCGCCGTAGAACTCGGATTCCTGCGCGACCTCCTTGCGGCGGCGCTTCGCCTCGGCCTCGTCGACGAGGCCTGCGTTGAGGTCGGCGTCGATCGCCATCTGCTTGCCGGGCATCGCATCGAGCGTGAAGCGTGCGCTGACTTCCGCGATCCGCCCGGCGCCTTTCGTGACGACGACGAAGTTGATCAGCACGAGGATCACGAACACGACGAGGCCGATCGCGGTGTTGCCGCCAACGAGGAAATGGCCGAACGCCTCGATGACCTTGCCGGCGGCGTCCGGCCCGGTGTGGCCTTCGAGCAGCACGATGCGCGTCGAGGCGACGTTCAGCGCGAGGCGCAACAGCGTGGTCACCAGCAGCACCGTGGGGAACACCGAGAACTCCAGCGGCTTCTTCGTGTACATCGCCACCAGCATCACCATCACCGAGATCGCGATGTTGAACGTGAAGAACACGTCGAGCGCGAACGCCGGCAGCGGCAGCACCATCATCGACAGCACCATGATGATGAAGAGCGGCGCGCCGAGCATTCGCAGGTTCGCCGGCGTCATCAGCGCGCGCAGGTTCAGGGCTTCGAACATTGCCTACCTCAAGAGAGTCGGGGAGTGGCGCATCAGGCGGGTGCGCCCGGGTCCATGTCTTCGGGCACCGGCAGCTTGCCCGGCACTGCGGGCGGAAGGCCGCCGCCAGCCATCCAGCGGTTGAGCTGGTACACGTAGGCCATGACTTCGGCCACTGCGGTATAGAGCGCGCCAGGCACTGCCTGGTCCAACTCACAGTGCTTGTACAGCGCGCGCGCGAGCGGCGGCGCCTCGAGCAACGGCACCTTGTGTTCCTTCGCCAGCTCGCGGATCTTCAGCGCGATCTCGCCGCGCCCTTTCGCGACGACGACCGGCGCGCCCATCTTCTGCGCGTCGTATTTCAGCGCGACCGAGAAATGCGTCGGGTTCGTCACGACGACGTCGGCTTTCGGGACTTCGGCCATCATCCGCCGGCGCGCCATCTCGCGCTGCATGCTGCGGATGCGCCCCTTGACGTGCGGGTCGCCTTCCTGCTCCTTGCCTTCGCGCTTGACCTCTTCCTTCGTCATGCGCAGGCGCTTGTGGTATTGCCACAGCTGGAACGGCACGTCGATCAGCGCCAGCAGCGCGAGGCCCATGATGATCAGCAGCGCGGAGAACAGCACCGCCTGCAGAAAGTCCGGCACCGCGCTCTCCACCGCTTCGGAAGTCAGCGCGAAGATGTGCTCGCGCTCGCGCCACACCGCGAAAACACCGATGCCGCCGACGACCGCCGCCTTGAGCAGCGACTTGAGCATTTCGGCCAGCCCGTGCAGCGAGAACATCCGCCCGAAGCCCTTGAGCGGATCCATGCGGTCGAACTTGAGCCCGAGCGCTTTCGGCGAGAACACGAAGCCGCCGAGCAGGATCGGTGCGCCGACCGCCGCCACCATCAGCACGCCGAACAGCGGCAGCATCGTCAGCAAGGCTTGCGTGAACAGGTCGCCGAAGTCCTTCAGCATCAGCTGCGGGTCGAACGCGACCGCGCGCTCGAAACGGAAGCCGTGGCGCAGCATGCCGAGTACGCGCTCGCCGATCCAGCCGCCCATCAGCCACAGCCCGCTCGCGCCGGTGATCAGGACGAGGAAAGTCGACAGCTCGCGCGACTGCGGAACCTGCCCTTCCTCGCGAGCCTGCTCCAGCCGCCGTGGCGATGCCTGTTCCGTTTTCTCGAGATCGCTGTCTTCAGCCATCGCCGGCTCCTTGCCCGCGCCGCGCCGCAAGCCGCGCGCGGTGCGGGCGAACGACGAGCAGCGGCAATTATCGCGGCGCAGCGACAGGCCACGGAGGCCGATAAGCGGCGGGAAAGCCCCTTAATTCAGGAACTGCAACGCGAAACCGGGACGAACCAGCGTACTCAGCGCGCGGCGGGGAGCCGGTCGATGCCGCGGATCCGGGCGCCGGGAGCGATATTGCGTCCCGCAAACCAGTCACCGTTCATTTCCAGCGCGAAGCGTGCCGGGCCGGCGGCACAATGACTGTCCTCGCTTCGCGGCTGCATCTGCTCGATGTTGAGGATGCGCCCTTCGTGGTCGAGAAACGCGACCGACAGCGGGATCAGCGTGTTCTTCATCCACATGCAGTGGCGGGCATCGTGGGCGAAGACGAAGATCATGCCGCGGTGCGCCGGCATCGCGGGCCTGTTCATCAGCCCGATCTGGCGGGCTTCGTCGGTGTGCGCGAGCTCCGCCTCGATGCGATACATCCCGGCCCCCAGTTCGACGAGCGGCAAGTCGGCCTGCGCGGCCGGAACCTGGAGCAGACCGCTCGCGAGAAACAGTGCGATGTGACGGACGGAACGACGTTGCAGGAACATGGCAGCAGCCCGGGTGCGATTTCGACGCGAAATTCTACCCTCGACCGCCTCTGCGCCGTCCGCCCCTACCCGCGAATGCGCTCGCACTGGGCGTGGCCGGGCTTTGCACCTCCTCGCTGCGCCACTGGCCGGGAGCGAGCCCGGTCAGCGACCAGTCGCCGATCGCCACGCGGATCAGCCGCAGCGTCGGGAAACCGGCTTTCGCCGTCATCCGTCGTACCTGACGGTTCTTCCCCTCGTGCAGCACGATCTCGAGCCACGACGTCGGCACGCTCTTGCGGAACCGCACCGGCGGGTCGCGCGGCCACAGCCACTCCGGCTCAGCGACGCGGCGCGCACTGCACGGACGGGTGACGAAATCGCCCAGATCGAGCCCGCCCCGCAGCGCGGCCAGCGCCGCGTCGTCGGGCTCGCCCTCGACCTGCACGAGGTAGGTTTTCGGCAGCTTGTGGCGCGGATCGGCGATGCGGTGCTGCAAGGCGCCGTCGTCGGTGAGCAGCAACAGGCCTTCGCTGTCGGTGTCGAGTCGCCCGGCGGCATAGACGCCGGACACGGGGACGAAAGCCTTGAGCGTGACGTGCGCGCCGTCGCCGGAAAACTGGCAGATCACGCCGTACGGCTTGTTGAGGAGGATCAGGCGGGACATCGGACGCTGCTTCGGCCGAGCGGCCGCGGTCGCGCGGCACGCGTCGCTCCGCGTCGCGCGGCCCGGCTCTCGCGAACCGCCACCCGGTTCAGTCGTTGGACGATTTGGCGCCGGCCATGGCTGTGCCGGCGGTTGTGGGGGCCGCAGCGGGAGGATGTTCGCCCGCCGCCTCCGCCGCGCTCTGCCGGATTCGCGCCAGCACCGTCTTGCCCTTGGTCGTGAGGAAAGGTTCGACCATCAGCTGGAGGCCTTCATCGACGTATTCGGCGAGCGTGTACCGGTCGCGGAACGCCCAGTATTTCAGCGCCCACGCATGCGCGAACGTGACGCACTGATAAGACAGGAGATGCTCGTTGATCGGGCGCATGAAACCGCCCGTCGTGCACGCGCGAATCGCCTTCTCGATGAGGCGGTTCGTACGGGTTTCGCCGTCCATGATCAGACCGCGCCGATCGGCACGCAACGACTTCGTCGAGCGGTAGGCGAGCACCGTCGCGTCGCGCTGCGCGTCGACGATCGCGCAATACGCCCAGATCGCCCGGCACAGGCGCTCGACCGGATGCGTCAGGCCTTCGATCTGACGCGGAATCTCGTTCTCGTACGTGTCGAGCACCTGCTTCAGCGTCAGGAACAGGATGTCGTCCTTGTCGCCGAAGTACTGGTAGATCAGCCCGGTGCTCACTTTGGCCTCGCGGGCGATCTGCAGAATGGTCGTCGTGTAGTAGCCTTCTTCGGAAAAAAGCTTCGTCGCCGCACGGATGATCTGGTGACGGCGCTCTTCGACCAGCTTCGGGTCGGAAACTACGCTCTTGACGCTTTCTGCTGAACTCATGATCGTTCCTCGGGGATGTTCTGTTGCTGCCGCTGGCCGGCGCCGCAATCGCGCCGGACATCGTATTGTGCCACCAGTTCAGACCGCTTTCCGCCTTCGACGTCGCGCGGGACAAGGGGACAATTAACCCGGCAATCAAATACCAACCGTTCGCCGGCAATCAAATACGAACCGTTCGCCCTGAGCCTGTCGAAGGGCGGTGCCAGGGGCTTCGACAGGCTCAGCCCGAACGGTATTTGGCTGCCGGGTTAATAACTATTGCTTGCTCAGGAAGCGCTGCACGCGTTCCTGCGTCCCCGCGTCGGCGAGCAGCGCGGCGCTGCCGGCGAGTTCCACTTCGAATCCATTTTCCTCGGCAGCGACCGCAACCCCGATGCAGCGCTTGCATTCGGCAAGCGCCGTACCCGGCAGGGCTGCGATGCGTTCGACCACGGCGCGCGTCACCGATTCCAGCTCGGCTGCCGGGGCGACCCAGTGCGCACAGCCCAGGGCAACCGCTTCGGCGCCGCCGATCACTTCGGCGCCGAGGATCAGCCGTCTGGCGACTGCTTCGCCGCAGATGCGCGTCATGCGCTGCGTGCCGCCGGCCGCCGGCAGAAGCCCCAGCCGCGCTTCCGGCAGGCCGATCCTGGCCGAGTCGGCAACGACGCGCAGATCACAGGCGAGCGCGAGTTCGAAGCCGCCGCCCATCGCCGCCCCGCCGATCTCGACGACCGACACCTGCGGGAGGCGTTCGAGGCGCGCATACACTTCCTGCATCCGGCGCGTCATCGCGATCATCTGCATGCGCCCGGTTTCGCTGTCGAACAGCGAGCCGATCAGCTCCAGGTCCGCGCCGGCGCAAAACACCCGCTCGCCGCTGCGGATCCACAGCACATTGACGCGCGGCGTGCGTTCGATCTCGGCGAGGATGCGGTCGAGCTGCTCGATCCATTCCTCGTTGATCGCATTGACCGGGGAGCGGCACAGCGTCACCGTTGCGACCGAAGCTTCAATAGTTAGCGAAATCATAAATCCCTCCCGATGGAACCCGATTCCCGACCCGGGACGCTGCCACGGCGTCCGCTGAAAGGGGAATCGGCACGGTGCGATCAAGAATAAAAAGGGGCATCGCCGGCGTTTGCGGACGTCGGAGGAGATGAGCAGCGTGGTATCACGCAAGCCGTTCGATGCGATGCCCCGAAAGCGAATCGCCAGAGCCACGTTCCGGCGCAAGCCGCAGCGGCGCAAGGGAGGACACTTTTCGGCGCCGCCTCCCCTGGCCGCGCGGGCATGTCTTCCCCTCCGCGCCCCGACGCCGTACCGACACCGGAGCGCTGCCGTTTCCGGCTCAGTTGCCTTCTCAGTTGCCTTCGAACTTCGGCACCTGCTTGTTCACGAACGCGTTGTAGGCGCGCGTGAAGTCCTGCGTCTGCATGCAGATCGCCTGGGCTTCGGCTTCGGTCTCGAGCGCCTGCTCGATCGTCTGGTTCCATTCCTGGTGCAGGCACTTCTTCGTCATCGAGTGCGCGAACGCCGGACCGTTCGCGAGCGACAGCGCCATCTCCTGCGCCTTCGCCAGCACTTTTTCGGCGGGCACGACGTCGTTGAAGTAGCCCCAGGCGCGGCCTTCCTCGGCGCTCATCGAGCGGCCGGTGTAGAGCAGCTCGGACGCGCGCCCCTGGCCGATGATGCGCGGCAGGATGCTGCACGCGCCCATGTCGCAGCCGGCGAGGCCCACGCGCACGAACAGGAACGCGGTCTTCGTTTCGGGCGTCGCGTAGCGCAGGTCGGACGCCATCGACACGATCGCGCCGGCGCCGGCGCAGATGCCATCGACCGCCGCGATGATCGGCTGCGGGCAGTTGCGCATTTCCTTGACGAGGTTGCCGGTCATGCGCGTGAACGTCAGCAGGCCGTTCGTGTCCATCTTCGTCAGCGGCCCGATGATGTCGTGCACGTCGCCGCCCGAGCAGAAGTTGCCGCCGGCGCCGGTGATGACCACCGTGCGCACGTCATCGACATACTGCAGTTTGTGGAAGGTGTCGCGCAGCTCGGCGTAGCTCTCGAACGTCAGCGGATTCTTGCGCTCGGGACGGTTCAGCGTGATCGTCGCGACGCGGTCGGCCACTTCCAGCTTGAAATGCTCGGGGCGCCATTCGGCAGCTTTCAGCTTGTACATGAAATTCTCCTGATGATCGACTGTTGGGAAAGGATTGGGGTTGGCAGGGAACGGGTCAGCCCGCGAGGGTCAGACCGCCGCTCACGCTGATGACCTGGCCGGTGATGAAACTCGCCCGGTCGCTGGCGAAGAACAGCACTGCATCGGCAAGTTCGGACGGCTTGGCAAGGCGCCGCATCGGCGTCGCCTTGACGAAAGCTTCGCGGTGCTTCTCCGGCACCGCTTGCAGGAGCGGCGTGTCGGTCGGTCCCGGGCAGACACAATTGACGTTGATGTTGTAGCGCGCGACTTCACGGGCGAGCGACTTGGTGAAGGCGATCGCCCCGCCCTTCGCTCCGGAATACACGGTCTCGCCGAGGCTGCCGACGCGCCCCGCGTCGCTCGCGACGGTGACGATCTTGCCCGAGCCGCGCTCGATCATCTGCGCGAGGAACGCGTGTGACACCGCGACCGGCCCGAGCAGGTTGAGGTCGATGACCTTGCGCCAGAAGTCCGGCGTGTTCTCCATGAACGGCTGGATCTTCCCCCAGCCCGCGACGTTCGCGACGATGTCGATCTGGGGGCGGCGGCGATAGGCCTCATCCTTGAACGCAGCGATCGAATCGAGATCGGTGACGTCGAGGCGGATGAAGTCCACGCCCAGGTGCTGTTCGCACAGCGCGCCGGCGACAGCCGCGCCCTTTTGCTCGTCGATGTCGCCGATCAGCACATAGGCGCCGGCGCGCGCCAGCGTTTCCGCAGTCGCCAGACCGATCCCCGATGCTCCACCCGTGACGACTGCTGTTTTTCCGTCAAGCCGCATTTTGTTCTTGCCTCCTGATTCACAAAGTTTTTGCCTCGTCGGGTGTCGGGATGCCGGCCTTGCCGCTCACGAACCCCTTTTGTCACGCGCCGCGCCTGGTTTCGTGCAAAGCGCAGCTGGTGTATGAATGATTGTTCAGTCAGTTCATCAAGTCAACCCCCTGATGCACGATTCCTCTCGTCCACGCGACAAAGCTCTCCGGGCAAGCGCTCGCAGCGCCCCCGTTCAGGCGAGCGTCATCGCCGCGGTAACAAGAAATATCCCGTTGCATGATGTAACACGACCGAGATCGCCCGCGCGTCCACGACGCCCGCGAGCGCTGCTTGTCGATCGACGACCGCGACCTCATCAAGGCGCGCGACCGAGCGCCTCGGCAACGCCTTTCGCAGGGCACGCAGTTGACTGTCGTGACTGAGCGCTCAATCATTCCTCCACACTTCAGGGGAAAGCAATGCAGAAGACTTCATGGGCCGCGGTAGGCATCGCGATCTTTTCAGGCATGGTGGCGGCAGCTGCGATCGGCAAAGTCCCGCCCGCGCTGCCGGCAGTGCGCGACCAGCTGGGGCTGACGATGATCGAGGCAGGCTGGGTGATGTCGACGTTCGCGACGCTGGGCGGCTGTTGCGCGCTGTTTTTCGGTGGCGCGAGCGCCCGTATCGGCGAGCTTCGCCTGGCGCTGCTCGGGCTCGCGATGATGGTGTTGGGCGCCCTCCTCGGTGCTTTCGCACACAGTTACACGCTGCTGCTGGTGTCGCGCGTGCTCGAAGGCAGCGGCTTCATCGCCGTCGTCGTCACCCTCCCCTCGCTGATTACACGCAGCACGGCGCCGCGCGACTACCGCCTCGCGCTCGGCCTGTGGAGCATCTACCTGCCGTTCGGCAGCAGCATTGCGATGCTGACGGCGCCGTTCATGCTCCCCGCGCTCGGCTGGCGGGGACTGTGGCTCGTTATCGCCGGCGCGGCGCTCGCCTGCGCGACACTGCTCTACCGCATGCGCCAGCGTTTCGTCGCGCCCGCAAGTGCCGCCGTGCGCCCCGCTTCGGGCGTGATCATCCTCGAGACCCTGCGCAGTCCGGGTGCGTGGTGCCTGACCGCTGCGTTTTTCACCTATACGCTGCAGTGGTTCACGCTGATGGTGTGGCTGCCGAGCTTCCTCGTCGAACACCGCGGCCTTTCGGTGTCGCTCGCCGGCGCGCTGACCGCAGGGGTGGTCGCGGCGAACGTGCCCGGCAACATACTCGGCGGCTGGCTCGTCCACCGCGACATTCGCCGTGGCACGCTGATCTGCGCGACGTCGCTGTTCATGCTGGCGTGCGCGTTCGGCATTTTCGACGAGCGCCTGCCGGACGCGCTGCGCTACGGCCTGTGCCTGCTGTTTACTTCCGTCGGCGGCATTCTCCCGGCCGCCGCGTTCTCCGGCCTGACCGCCCATGCGCCGTCGCCTCGGCACATCGGCGCGGTCAACGGCCTGCTCGTGCAGGGCTCGAACCTCGGCCAGTTCGTCGGACCGCCGGCGATCGCCGCAGTCGTTACCGCGGGCGGCGGGGACTGGGG
The window above is part of the Azoarcus sp. PA01 genome. Proteins encoded here:
- a CDS encoding TetR/AcrR family transcriptional regulator, with translation MSSAESVKSVVSDPKLVEERRHQIIRAATKLFSEEGYYTTTILQIAREAKVSTGLIYQYFGDKDDILFLTLKQVLDTYENEIPRQIEGLTHPVERLCRAIWAYCAIVDAQRDATVLAYRSTKSLRADRRGLIMDGETRTNRLIEKAIRACTTGGFMRPINEHLLSYQCVTFAHAWALKYWAFRDRYTLAEYVDEGLQLMVEPFLTTKGKTVLARIRQSAAEAAGEHPPAAAPTTAGTAMAGAKSSND
- a CDS encoding enoyl-CoA hydratase/isomerase family protein translates to MISLTIEASVATVTLCRSPVNAINEEWIEQLDRILAEIERTPRVNVLWIRSGERVFCAGADLELIGSLFDSETGRMQMIAMTRRMQEVYARLERLPQVSVVEIGGAAMGGGFELALACDLRVVADSARIGLPEARLGLLPAAGGTQRMTRICGEAVARRLILGAEVIGGAEAVALGCAHWVAPAAELESVTRAVVERIAALPGTALAECKRCIGVAVAAEENGFEVELAGSAALLADAGTQERVQRFLSKQ
- a CDS encoding enoyl-CoA hydratase family protein, coding for MYKLKAAEWRPEHFKLEVADRVATITLNRPERKNPLTFESYAELRDTFHKLQYVDDVRTVVITGAGGNFCSGGDVHDIIGPLTKMDTNGLLTFTRMTGNLVKEMRNCPQPIIAAVDGICAGAGAIVSMASDLRYATPETKTAFLFVRVGLAGCDMGACSILPRIIGQGRASELLYTGRSMSAEEGRAWGYFNDVVPAEKVLAKAQEMALSLANGPAFAHSMTKKCLHQEWNQTIEQALETEAEAQAICMQTQDFTRAYNAFVNKQVPKFEGN
- a CDS encoding SDR family oxidoreductase, which codes for MRLDGKTAVVTGGASGIGLATAETLARAGAYVLIGDIDEQKGAAVAGALCEQHLGVDFIRLDVTDLDSIAAFKDEAYRRRPQIDIVANVAGWGKIQPFMENTPDFWRKVIDLNLLGPVAVSHAFLAQMIERGSGKIVTVASDAGRVGSLGETVYSGAKGGAIAFTKSLAREVARYNINVNCVCPGPTDTPLLQAVPEKHREAFVKATPMRRLAKPSELADAVLFFASDRASFITGQVISVSGGLTLAG
- a CDS encoding MFS transporter, with product MQKTSWAAVGIAIFSGMVAAAAIGKVPPALPAVRDQLGLTMIEAGWVMSTFATLGGCCALFFGGASARIGELRLALLGLAMMVLGALLGAFAHSYTLLLVSRVLEGSGFIAVVVTLPSLITRSTAPRDYRLALGLWSIYLPFGSSIAMLTAPFMLPALGWRGLWLVIAGAALACATLLYRMRQRFVAPASAAVRPASGVIILETLRSPGAWCLTAAFFTYTLQWFTLMVWLPSFLVEHRGLSVSLAGALTAGVVAANVPGNILGGWLVHRDIRRGTLICATSLFMLACAFGIFDERLPDALRYGLCLLFTSVGGILPAAAFSGLTAHAPSPRHIGAVNGLLVQGSNLGQFVGPPAIAAVVTAGGGDWGAATGLMAGAAVAGVAAGLLLVIERTPPDTRQAPVEHAVAEGGGSGC